The genomic segment CAAGTCGGCCACTCCGATCATGCCCGCGTCGGCCCCCAACTCCACGGTGCTCAGTCGCGCCATCGGACGGTGCCCACTTCCCACAATACGTTGAGCAAACTCTTTTCGGGCCATATCCAGATACAGCGCGGCATCCGTGGAGACTCCTCCACCAATCACGATCAGCTCCGGGTCCAACACATCCGCAACGATGGACAAACCCTCACCCAACCACGTTGCAAACTGCTCCACCGCAGCCAGCGCCATTGGATCGCCTTTTTTAGCTTCGGCCATCACCATGCGGCCCGTCATCCGCCCCGGCGGATACTCACCAAACGCGCCGGAGTCCATCAGCTCCTTCGCTGTATGCTCCAGCGCTGTGCCCGAACAGTAACGCTCCAGGCATCCCCGCTTCCCGCAGGCACATTCCCGCCCCTCGGGTACGACGGTCAGGTGACCAAACTCGGGAGCGGTGCCAAATGCGCCGCGGTAAATCTCACCATTGATCATCAACGCCCCGCCAATGCCGGTGCCAATGGCAAAAAGCGCCCAGACGGAAGCATCCTTCGCAGCGCCAAAACGGTACTCCCCCCAGGCTGCGGCGTTAGCGTCATGTTCTAGGCGCACAGGAAGCGCCAGGCGATCCTCCAGGATCTCCTTCACAGGGGCATCGCGCCACGCCAGGTGAGGCGCAAACCGTACCATCGTGCATTCGGGATCCAAAAACCCGGCGATAGCCAAGCCCACGGCATCCACGTCGTAGTTTGCGCGGAGCTGCTTGACCACAAACGAGATGCCTTCTTCCAATCCCTTGGGGCTATCAGGTGTCGGAACATGTGCCGAATCAATGATCTGACCACGCCCGTTGACCACAGCCCCTCGAAGGTTGGTTCCGCCAATGTCAAAACCGATGGTCAACGGACCCGGCTGCTGTGACATCCTGACACTCTACTTCCCACGCGCGACAATAACCTAGCCAGTATAAAGCACCTCACGCAAACGGGCACCCATGATCCTCCATGTCCAGCAGGTTTCCACGTGTTGACGCCCAGCGGACCCGAGCCGGTGACGCAGCGCGGCGTCGTCAAGCAATGTCACCAGCACCGACTCCAGCTCAGCCTGGTCGCGACCATTCACTACAATGCCCGTTTCAGAAGTCACCGTCTCTGGCGCACCGCCTGAATTCCCCGCGATCACGGGGATACCGCACGCCTGCGCCTCCAAATACACAATGCCTAGGCCCTCCACATCCAAGCCCCACCCACGGGTGCGCGCAGGCATGGCAAACACATCAGCCTCCCGAAGCACCTGCAGCATCTGCTCGAACGGTAACCGCCCCAAAAACTGCACGGAATGCCCCAGGTCGGCGGCGCGGCGTCGTAACGCTTTCTCGTAGGAACCCCCACCGACCAGCACCAACTGGGCATCTGGGTGCTGGCGCAACACCGCCGGCATCGCAGCAATCAGACTATCCTGCCCCTTCCGCGGCACCAGACGCGACATACATACCACCGTTTCCCCCTCCGCTTTCGGCGACAACGGGGTAAACAACTGCGTATCGACGCCCGACGGCAACCGCACGTACCGAGGGTGCGGCCCGAACGCGCTACGGAAACGCCGGAGTGTGTACTCAGAAATGTAGGTCACCACATCGCAGGTGTTACCAATGCGACGCAGACATTGCCTGGCACCAGGAAGCATCGACCAGCCAACTTCATGTCCATGCGTCGAGGCCACCACGCGATGCGCACCCGCTTTCCGCGCAGCAGACGCCATCAACGCGAGTGGCGCAGCAGCCCCGAACCACACCACCTCAATCCCGTACTTTTTGATAAGCTGCGCCATCTTCCGGGCTGTCGGCGGCGTTGGCAGCATCATCTTTCGAGGCCAGCGCACCACCGTATAAGGCACACTCGCGTCATACTCCCTGGCCGCCTCCTCATCTTGTGTGGAGGCAAAAACAACCACATCGCTCGGATCAAGCTGATCCACGAAATCACGCAGATACGACTGAATCCCACCCACCGTGGGCGGGAAATCATTGGTGACCAGCAAAACCTTCGCCATGGGCGACCATTCTAGTCGCCGCTAATAGCGCCGCGCACCGTAAAATGGCATGGAATCCACACCCACGACCTGCACCGGAATCCCATAGTCCGAGGCATGAACGAGCTTGCCATCACCCACATAGATGCCGACGTGTGTGGCACCCGGATAGTATCCCACCACGTCCCCAGGCTGCAGCTCCGCGCGACTCACCGGAGTGCCTCCACCCATCTGAGCTTGCGACGTCCGCGGCACCGTCTTGCCCTGCTGCTGAAACGCCCAGTACACAAGACCAGAACAGTCAAACTCGGATGGCCCAGTGGCACCCCACCCGTATGGTGCCCCTAGCTTGGTCATCGCGGCCTGCACCGCAGCCATACCCGCCGGATTAATGCCCGTAATGCGAGCCATATCTACCTCAAGCGGACCGTTCTTTTGAATCCACCGCTGGCGGTCCGCGTCACTCAAGCCGTCAACTTGCTTACGGATACCCTCCGTTTGCTTCTTCAAATCCTCCTGTTGCCTATCCAAATCCTTCTTATGGCTTTGCATCTCCCCCAATTCAAAATCCGCCTGAGCTGCGGCACGCGAGGCTCGGTTGTGCTCCGCAGCTGCCTCTTCAGTCGCATGCAGCAACCCCTCCACCGTCGATTCGGTCCGCTTTGTCCTAGAAGCCAAATAGGCGGAACGATCAATCGCGCTCTGCGGGTTCTTTGCTGAAATGACCGTAGTAATCGGATCCACAGCGGCACCCCGATACTTTGATGCAGCCAAGCGATTGACCTCTGTCTGCGTCGAATCCACCAAAGACCTAGCTCGTTCGGCACACTCTCCTGATGCCTTGACCTCCTGCCTCAAGGAATCAATGGATTTTTCCTTGCCGGTGAGCTCTTCCTCCAGATGCTTGACTTCCTCATTCTTGGCCTCCACCTCGCGGGAAACCTTCTCCATCTGTGCAATAAGGCTATCCACCTGGTCCGGGTCAGCGGCGGCCGTGAACTGGCTGCCCACCGTAGACCCTAGCGTTGCCGCAGCGACAATCACCGCGCACGACGATCGACGTAACCACAGATTGCATACCACGAGCACACCGCCTTTGATGAAAAGACAACAACTTCAAACAGAGATGATCATAACAAATGGCCATCAACACAAATGAACGCCCCGACCACATTAGTCGAGGCGTTGCACAGTAATGCGCTTGTTTTAGTAACGCACTGCAGAGTGGAACGGCATGTAGTCCATGGAGGTTTCAGCCAGCGGCTTGCCCTCAGTAGTAGCGTGGATAACGGTGCCGTGACCGGTGTAAATACCCACATGCGATGCACCAGAGTAGAAGGCGACGATGTCACCAGCCTGCAGGTCGTTGCGGGAAATCTTGGTGCCTGATGCTGCCTGAGCCTGGGAGGTACGCGGAATGTCCTTGCCAACCTGCTTGTAGGCCCAGCTGGTCAGACCAGAGCAGTCGAAAGAGTTCGGGCCGGTAGCGCCCCATACGTAGGGGGAACCAATCTTGGATGCAGCAGCGTCCACGATGGCCTGCCCCTGGCCCGCTGCCGGGGCAGCCGGACCGGAGGTTGCCGGCGAAGCCTCAGCAACAGCGGTGTAGTTCACCTGCTGACCCTGTCCAGCCAGGGAAGGCACCCACTGATTGACGCCAGGAACGGCGTTGATGTTGGGGACGTTTTCCAGGCCATCAACCTGGAAAGTCATGCCTGTGTTCGGAACGACAACCTCGGCGGCCTGCGCCGGGTTGGATAGAACGGCAGTTGCGCCAATGGTTGCCGCAGAAGCAAATGCGGTCTTCTTTACAAGTCCTACCTCGCGGCGGCTGTGCTTACCCACGAATGAATCTCCAAATCTTCCTGTTGTTCGCCTACCGGGTTAGCTGTCGGATTCGGAAGCGGAAGCCACCTACCTCACGTCCACACCGTCTCTGGTGCTCTCCGAAAGGATTCACCCCAGATGGGAATCTGGTTCCCCGGTTCTCCCCAGCCACTACACTGGGTTGATTAGGCATATATTTTTCGTTTTCATCAGCGATCGCTCCCCTCTCACCCTGCTGTAGCAGTATGAGTGAAGTTGCCGCCTGCAAGACATAGGTTACGAAACTATAACGAGACTGTCCAGCGAATCGCCGAAAACAATCCCGTTATCAAACCGTTATCAATAATGGAGCTTAAGCAAAAGCCAAAAGTCTCAATTAAAACTTTAGGCTTGCGCTGGTGGGGCATGGTAGAGCCCACTCCACCCCATATGCAGGAGATTTGCTGATATTTGCACCCCAAAATCCTATAGCTCACGGCAACATAACACCCACAACAAGCACTAAGAAAGCTCCAGGAAAAGATTTTTGTGTTCCTAATCACACACTGCCACCGCTACCCCCTTTCAGATGTGCTACGCAGGTAATACCATGGGTGTAGCAAGCACACACTACCGAATGCCTCGTCCATCTGCCCTATACATCGCTGCACTTCCTACAAAAGTTACCCAGCAGACACCCATACTTTGCCCCTCAACACGTTCCCGCAGGCTCCACAGCACACAAAACGAGGCACCTTAAGCCCTTTCCAAGCCCTGCGGCGTTACAGCGCCTCTAACAACGCGACGACACAGCAAAAGCCCACCCCACACAACATGTGAGGCGGGCTTTAGGTTACGCAGCGCACGTCGCGCTTGAACCATAAAACGTTATGCCTTTGCCTTCCCGCGTTTGAACACCATCGCATCCAAGCCAAACCGTCCACTTCCGGCAGCAGCAAAGAACAGCAGCACGAGTAGCAGTACGAGCGGGTACTCATAGCCCCCGCCATCGACAGACAGGAATCCATCTTTGAGGTGCACAAAGTAGATCGCGCCTGCCATCACCACGGAAAGAAGCAGGGAAACAATATTAGTACCCAACCCAACAATGAGCAGGATGCCGCCAATCAACTCAACATATCCCCCAAAGTACGCAGAAGCTGTAGGGGAAGGGATGCCCATGCTGGCGAAGAAACCAGCAACCTTGTCAATGCCATTGGTCACGACCTTATCCCAACCGTGCCCAACAAAAACGACGCCAATACCGATGCGCAAAATAAGCATCGCACATTCTTTTAAGTTTTGCATAAGGTGAGACTATACCAACGGTCGATGATGCGTCAACTTCTGCCATTCTCATTTCATTAACAAAGCAAATAGAAAATCCCCCTTTCCAAAGAAAAGGGGGATTTTAGGGAGCGCAGTATAGTGAGCTATTTCTTACTATCTTCCTCGCGGTTGGCACGCTGTAGCTCTTCAAACATAGCGACTTCTTCCTCATGGTTGCGGTGCTCAATCTCCGCAGCCTTAGCGGCGACGTCATCGTTGTCAGGAGTGAAGAAACTGCCACGACCAGGATGTCCGGAGAAGCCAAGCTGATTCATCTGCTTTGGCACAGGGGCACCAGCGTACTCCAGCGGAACAGGATGCCCATGCTCATCCACCTCGCCCAGCGGCTGGTGCACCTCAATGAAGGCACCGTTGGGCAGCTGGTTAATCACACCAGTTTCAATACCGTGCTCCAGAACCTCACGGTCGGAGCGCTGCAAGCCGATACAGATGCGGTAGGTGATGAAGTAGGACAGCGGCGGCAGCACGATCAACCCGATACGGCCGATCCAGGTCATGGCGTTCAGGGATACCTGGAAGTGGTAGGCCACTAGGTCGTTACCACCGGAGATGGTAAGCAGCGCGTAGAACACCAGGGCCATCACACCAATGGATGTGCGGACCGGAACGTCGCGCGGACGCTGCAACAGGTTGTGGTGCGCGTCGTCACCCGTGATCTTTGCCTCGATGAACGGATAGGCGAACAGCAAGCCAACCAGAATACCCAGCATGATGGCCACCCAGAACACCGCAGGAATGGTGTAGTTACCCAGGTAGAGCTCCCAGGCGGGCATAATGCGAGCAGCACCGTCCGTCCACAGCATGTAAATATCGGGCTGAGAACCTGCGGACACTTGTGCCGGGTTGTAAGGACCCAGGTTCCAGATAGCGTTGATCTGGAATGCACCAGCCATAAAGGCCAGAGCGCCGAAGGTGACCAAACCAAAGGCCACAGACTTGACTGCGAAGACTGGGAGAATGCGCACGCCCACAACGTTGGTTTCGGTGCGACCAGGTCCAGGGAACTGGGTGTGCTTCTGGTACCACACCAGCGCGAGGTGGGCAGCAATCAACGCAAGCAGGATGCCCGGGATGAGCAGCACGTGTGCGATGTAGAAGCGGTCCAACATAATTTCGGAGGGGAAGTCTCCGCCGAAGATGAGCCAGTGCAGCCAGGTACCAATGATGGGCAAGGACAGCACGATGGCGGACATGATGCGCAAACCAACACCAGAGAGTAGGTCATCCGGCAGAGAGTATCCCATGAAGCCTTCAGCAACCGAGAGTAGCAACAGGATGCAGCCAATGATCCAGTTGGCTTCACGCGGACGTCGGAAAGCACCGGTGAAGAAAATGCGCAACATGTGAACCATGATGGACACGGCGAACATCAGTGCAGCCCAGTGATGCAGCTGGCGGATGAACAAGCCACCGCGAACCTCGAAGGAAAGGTTCAGTGCGGTTTCGTAAGCGCGCGACATTTCTACGCCGTTCAACGGGGCGTATGCGCCGTCGTAGACGACTTTGGCGATAGAAGGATCGAAGAACAAGGTCAGGTAGATACCGGACAGCAACAGCACAATGAAGCTGTACAGTGCGATCTCGCCAAGCAGGAAGGACCAGTGCGTAGGAAAGACCTTGTTGATCTGTGTGCGGATGCCCGCCGAGAGTGTGTAGCGGGAATCAACGTTGTTGCCCATCTGGGCTAATTTATTGTTACTCATGAACGACGCTCCCAGAAGGCCGGGCCGACGGGTTCAACGAAATCGCCGGCTGCGATGAGGTAGCCCTCTTCGTCAACAGTGATGGGCAGCTGAGGAAGCGCACGCGCGGCGGGTCCGAAAACCGGCTTTGCGTAGTGCAACGCATCGAACTGCGACTGGTGGCAGGGGCACAGGATACGGTTGGTCTGCGCCTCATACAGTGAGGTCGGACAACCGATGTGTGTACAAATCTTCGAGTAGGCGTAGTAGTCGCCGTAGTGGAAGTCCTCTTGGCCCTGACGCTGAACAGCACGCGAAGCATCAGCGGAACGCAGGCGGATCAGCATCACAGAGTTACGGGGACCGTGAATGGAGTGCATGTGAGCTTCATAAACTTCACGAGTGGACTCGTAGAGGTCGCCATCGTTGACATCTTCCTCCGGCAGTGGGAACACGGTTTCCATACCACCAGCAGCAAGATCCTCAGGGCGCATACGCACCAGGCGTGAAATACCCTGGGTGGTGTAATGCCCGTGGTGCTTCTCGGCAAGAGCGCCGGTATCGCGACCAAGATAGACCTTGGTGCCTTCTTTGGTTAACGTCCATCCGGTAGTCCACAAGGTGCCGTCGCCCTGTACATCCAGCCCGCCTGCCTTCGGTTTCCACGGGTTTTTCACCATGCCACCGAGAGGAGCAATGATGGTCAGGCCAGCAAGCACAGCACCTGTTCCCATCAGGCCCATGAGCACTTTACGACGCCCAAGGGTTGAGGTCTGCCACGAATCATTCAGCAATGCGACCAACGTGCGTCGATCAACCTCTTCAGACGGCCCATCGTGGCGGCGTTGCACCGAAATCTCTTCCGGAATGAACTTCTTCACGTACTGAACGGCACCAAAGCCCATGCTCAGAATAGACAGACCCATGGTTACACCCAGCAGCGGCGTGTACAGAGAGTACAGCCACACGCCCGACTCGCCGAGTCCCTTGTAGTGCCAGGGCCAGAACAAATACACGCCGAGGAAAGCAACAGCGAAGATAATGCCAAGCAGGAACCACACGCCAACGATGTTGACGGCGCGTTTTTCTGCTGGGTCGTTGGCAATCGGGAACCGCTCTTTGCGGTAGGCAACGGTGACTTCGTCAAGTTCCGTACCCAAGCGGGCAAGCTCGTCATTGCTCATGGCATTGAGCTCTTGAGAAGTGTACTTCTTATTCACGTTATTGCTCATGAGCGAGATCCAATCCACAGAGCTGCGGCGATCAGGACCACGATACCGACAAGCCACATAAGCATGCCCTCAGTAACAGGGCCAATGCCGCCGAGGCCATAGCCGCCGGGATTCGGTGTTTCCTTAGCTGCCTTGATGAAAGCAATGATGTCTTTCTTCTCATCAGCAGACAGCTGACGATCAGAGAACTTGGGCATATTTTGAGGTCCGGTCAGCATGGCCTGGTAAATCTCCTGCTCGTTAGCGGGGTCCAGGTACGGTGCATACTTACCGGACGACAACGCACCGCCACGACCAGTGAAGTTGTGGCAGGACGCACAGTTCAAGCGGAACAGATCAGAGCCGCGAGCAATGTCAGCAGGATCAACCTCGCCATCGTAGTTCTTGCCGCGCAAGGACTCCATCGCAATGGTGCCGTCCTCATTGCGAACAATTTCAGGGCCGCCACCATTGGCATTCACATATGCTGCCAGTGCCAGGACTTGCTGCTCTGAGTAGCGAGGGGTCTTTCGCTGCGCCTGCGCTTCATTGCGAAGCATGGGCATACGACCAGAATGAACCTGGAAGTACACGGCACCTTCACCGACACCAATCAGAGAAGGACCGCGATCTTTAACACCCTGCAGGTTCTTGCCGTGGCATGTCACGCACGCGGCCTCGTACAGGTCTTTGCCTTCGGTGATCAGAGCTTGATCGTCCTGATTGGCGGTTGCGACCTGAGCATCAGGGGTAAGGGCGTTGGCCAACAAGCCAGCGCCGGTCAATGCCAGGACAAGGGTCAGCGCACCAGCGAGGATGCGCCGCATCTTGCGGCGGGCTTTGACCTTCTTCGCCGAGGGCACTGTCGAAGCAGTGTGCTCGGTGGTCTGTGGGTTGGTTTCCATCATTTCCCTTTTATCTTTGGTGAGTCCGACCAGAAAGGCTTATTGAATGAAGTAGATGGTGGCAAACAGGCCGATCCAGACAACGTCAACAAAGTGCCAGTAGTATGACACCACCATGGCTGCAGTTGCCTGAGCCGGGGTGAACTTGCCCTTTGCCACACGAAGCAGGACGACGACGAAGGCCAAAACGCCAGCCAAGACGTGTGCCGCGTGGAACCCGGTCGTGATGTAGAAGACAGAGCCATACACACTGCTCTGAATGGTCAGGCCATGTTCTACAAGGTGGTAATACTCATAGCCCTGGCCAACGAGGAACACCGTACCCATGAGGGCCGAAATCGCGTACCAGCGGCGGAGAGCGAAAACGTCACCGCGCTCTGCAGCGAAAACGCCCGCCTGTGCCGTAAACGATGAGGCCACCAGGATGATGGTAATCGTTAGTGCGTAAGGGACATTGAGGTGCGATGCACCGTAGTCCCACGTCTCGCCCTGCCCGTTTGCGCGCGACACGAAGTACATCGCGAACAGGCCAGCGAAGAACATCAATTCTTGAGACAGGAACACAATCGTGCCGACACTGACCATATTGGGTCGGTTCAGTGCCGCAACACGCTGTGGTGCTGTCATACCTGTGTTTCCAACTGCGCTCGTCACGTCTATCAGTATGACGGGTTCA from the Corynebacterium durum genome contains:
- a CDS encoding ROK family protein produces the protein MSQQPGPLTIGFDIGGTNLRGAVVNGRGQIIDSAHVPTPDSPKGLEEGISFVVKQLRANYDVDAVGLAIAGFLDPECTMVRFAPHLAWRDAPVKEILEDRLALPVRLEHDANAAAWGEYRFGAAKDASVWALFAIGTGIGGALMINGEIYRGAFGTAPEFGHLTVVPEGRECACGKRGCLERYCSGTALEHTAKELMDSGAFGEYPPGRMTGRMVMAEAKKGDPMALAAVEQFATWLGEGLSIVADVLDPELIVIGGGVSTDAALYLDMARKEFAQRIVGSGHRPMARLSTVELGADAGMIGVADLARQLTV
- a CDS encoding glycosyltransferase family 4 protein — encoded protein: MAKVLLVTNDFPPTVGGIQSYLRDFVDQLDPSDVVVFASTQDEEAAREYDASVPYTVVRWPRKMMLPTPPTARKMAQLIKKYGIEVVWFGAAAPLALMASAARKAGAHRVVASTHGHEVGWSMLPGARQCLRRIGNTCDVVTYISEYTLRRFRSAFGPHPRYVRLPSGVDTQLFTPLSPKAEGETVVCMSRLVPRKGQDSLIAAMPAVLRQHPDAQLVLVGGGSYEKALRRRAADLGHSVQFLGRLPFEQMLQVLREADVFAMPARTRGWGLDVEGLGIVYLEAQACGIPVIAGNSGGAPETVTSETGIVVNGRDQAELESVLVTLLDDAALRHRLGSAGRQHVETCWTWRIMGARLREVLYTG
- a CDS encoding NlpC/P60 family protein, which encodes MLVVCNLWLRRSSCAVIVAAATLGSTVGSQFTAAADPDQVDSLIAQMEKVSREVEAKNEEVKHLEEELTGKEKSIDSLRQEVKASGECAERARSLVDSTQTEVNRLAASKYRGAAVDPITTVISAKNPQSAIDRSAYLASRTKRTESTVEGLLHATEEAAAEHNRASRAAAQADFELGEMQSHKKDLDRQQEDLKKQTEGIRKQVDGLSDADRQRWIQKNGPLEVDMARITGINPAGMAAVQAAMTKLGAPYGWGATGPSEFDCSGLVYWAFQQQGKTVPRTSQAQMGGGTPVSRAELQPGDVVGYYPGATHVGIYVGDGKLVHASDYGIPVQVVGVDSMPFYGARRY
- a CDS encoding C40 family peptidase, with protein sequence MGKHSRREVGLVKKTAFASAATIGATAVLSNPAQAAEVVVPNTGMTFQVDGLENVPNINAVPGVNQWVPSLAGQGQQVNYTAVAEASPATSGPAAPAAGQGQAIVDAAASKIGSPYVWGATGPNSFDCSGLTSWAYKQVGKDIPRTSQAQAASGTKISRNDLQAGDIVAFYSGASHVGIYTGHGTVIHATTEGKPLAETSMDYMPFHSAVRY
- a CDS encoding DoxX family protein; translated protein: MQNLKECAMLILRIGIGVVFVGHGWDKVVTNGIDKVAGFFASMGIPSPTASAYFGGYVELIGGILLIVGLGTNIVSLLLSVVMAGAIYFVHLKDGFLSVDGGGYEYPLVLLLVLLFFAAAGSGRFGLDAMVFKRGKAKA
- the qcrB gene encoding cytochrome bc1 complex cytochrome b subunit, whose amino-acid sequence is MSNNKLAQMGNNVDSRYTLSAGIRTQINKVFPTHWSFLLGEIALYSFIVLLLSGIYLTLFFDPSIAKVVYDGAYAPLNGVEMSRAYETALNLSFEVRGGLFIRQLHHWAALMFAVSIMVHMLRIFFTGAFRRPREANWIIGCILLLLSVAEGFMGYSLPDDLLSGVGLRIMSAIVLSLPIIGTWLHWLIFGGDFPSEIMLDRFYIAHVLLIPGILLALIAAHLALVWYQKHTQFPGPGRTETNVVGVRILPVFAVKSVAFGLVTFGALAFMAGAFQINAIWNLGPYNPAQVSAGSQPDIYMLWTDGAARIMPAWELYLGNYTIPAVFWVAIMLGILVGLLFAYPFIEAKITGDDAHHNLLQRPRDVPVRTSIGVMALVFYALLTISGGNDLVAYHFQVSLNAMTWIGRIGLIVLPPLSYFITYRICIGLQRSDREVLEHGIETGVINQLPNGAFIEVHQPLGEVDEHGHPVPLEYAGAPVPKQMNQLGFSGHPGRGSFFTPDNDDVAAKAAEIEHRNHEEEVAMFEELQRANREEDSKK
- the qcrA gene encoding cytochrome bc1 complex Rieske iron-sulfur subunit produces the protein MSNNVNKKYTSQELNAMSNDELARLGTELDEVTVAYRKERFPIANDPAEKRAVNIVGVWFLLGIIFAVAFLGVYLFWPWHYKGLGESGVWLYSLYTPLLGVTMGLSILSMGFGAVQYVKKFIPEEISVQRRHDGPSEEVDRRTLVALLNDSWQTSTLGRRKVLMGLMGTGAVLAGLTIIAPLGGMVKNPWKPKAGGLDVQGDGTLWTTGWTLTKEGTKVYLGRDTGALAEKHHGHYTTQGISRLVRMRPEDLAAGGMETVFPLPEEDVNDGDLYESTREVYEAHMHSIHGPRNSVMLIRLRSADASRAVQRQGQEDFHYGDYYAYSKICTHIGCPTSLYEAQTNRILCPCHQSQFDALHYAKPVFGPAARALPQLPITVDEEGYLIAAGDFVEPVGPAFWERRS
- the qcrC gene encoding cytochrome bc1 complex diheme cytochrome c subunit, translated to MMETNPQTTEHTASTVPSAKKVKARRKMRRILAGALTLVLALTGAGLLANALTPDAQVATANQDDQALITEGKDLYEAACVTCHGKNLQGVKDRGPSLIGVGEGAVYFQVHSGRMPMLRNEAQAQRKTPRYSEQQVLALAAYVNANGGGPEIVRNEDGTIAMESLRGKNYDGEVDPADIARGSDLFRLNCASCHNFTGRGGALSSGKYAPYLDPANEQEIYQAMLTGPQNMPKFSDRQLSADEKKDIIAFIKAAKETPNPGGYGLGGIGPVTEGMLMWLVGIVVLIAAALWIGSRS
- the ctaE gene encoding aa3-type cytochrome oxidase subunit III, translated to MTSAVGNTGMTAPQRVAALNRPNMVSVGTIVFLSQELMFFAGLFAMYFVSRANGQGETWDYGASHLNVPYALTITIILVASSFTAQAGVFAAERGDVFALRRWYAISALMGTVFLVGQGYEYYHLVEHGLTIQSSVYGSVFYITTGFHAAHVLAGVLAFVVVLLRVAKGKFTPAQATAAMVVSYYWHFVDVVWIGLFATIYFIQ